GGCCGCCACGCGCGGCACCTGGTGCAGCGCGGCCGCCGGGCTGATGTCCGGATCGAGACCGGAGCCGGAGGCGGTCACCAGATCCGCCGGTACCGTGCTGGCGCCATCGCCACGGGTTTCGAGATCGCCCCTCACCCGCTCCACCAGCGCGGCCGAGGTCGGCCCGAGGTTGGAGCCCGAGGAGGAGAGGCCGTCATAGCCATCGCCGGCCGCCGAGGGGCGCGACCAGAAATAGCCCGGGTTGGTGAAGGGCTGGCCGACGATCGCCGAGCCGACCGGCTTGCCGCCGTCGACCACGAGGCTGCCATTCGCCTGCCAGGGCAGGATGGTCTGGCCGATGCCTGTGATCGCCAGCGGATAGAGGATGCCCAGCAGGATTGCGAACAGGATCGCCAGCACGAGGGCGGGGCGGAGTGCGGAAACAAGGTCTTTGGTCATGACAGGGGCTCCTCAGGCCAGGCCGAGGCCGTTGACCGCGAGGTCGATCAGCTTGATGCCGACGAACGGTGCGAGCAGGCCGCCGAGGCCGTAGACGGCCAGGTTGCGCGCCAGCAGCGGGCCGGCACCGACGGGACGGTATTTCACGCCCTTCAGCGCCAGCGGCACCAGCAGCGGGATGATCAGCGCGTTGAAGATGATGGCGGAAAGGATCGCCGATTGCGGCGTTCCCAGCCCCATCACGTTCAGCACGCCGAGCGACGGGTAGAGCGCGATGAACATCGCCGGGATGATCGCGAAATATTTGGCGACATCGTTGGCGACCGAGAAGGTGGTCAGCGCGCCGCGCGTCATCAGCAACTGCTTGCCGAGGCCGACGACCTCGATCAGCTTGGTCGGATCGCTGTCGAGATCGACCATGTTGCCGGCTTCGCGCGCCGCCTGCGTGCCGGTGTTCATCGCCACGCCGACATCGGCCTGGGCGAGGGCGGGGGCGTCGTTGGTGCCGTCCCCGCACATCGCCACCAGCCGGCCGCCGGACTGTTCCTTGCGGATCAGCGCCAGCTTGTCCTCCGGCGTCGCCTGCGCGAGGAAGTCGTCGACGCCCGCCTCCGCCGCGATCGAGGCTGCGGTCAGCGGGTTGTCGCCGGTGATCATCACCGTGCGGATGCCCATCTGGCGCAGTTCGCCGAAGCGTTCGCGGATGCCGGCCTTGACCACATCCTTGAGGAAGATCGCGCCGAGCAGCACGCCGTCCTTCGCCACCGCCAGCGGGGTGCCGCCGGCGCGCGCGATCTCGTCGGTGATGCGGCGCAGTTCGGTCGCGGCCGCCGTGGTGCCCGCGCCCGGATTGGCCCGCAGGATCGAATCCACCGCCCCCTTCTGGATGACGGTCCGGCCGATATTGACGCCCGAGATCCGGGTCTGCGCGGTGAACGGCACCACCTCCGCATCGGCGGGCAGGCTCGCGGTGGTCAGCCCCAGCGTCTCGCGCGCCAGCAGCACGATCGATCGGCCCTCGGGCGTTTCGTCGGCAAGGCTGGCGAGCAGCGCGGCATCGGCAAGATCCTGCGCGCTGGCGCTGCCGACGGTGCGGAACTCGCTCGCCTGGCGATCACCGATGGTGATCGTGCCCGTCTTGTCGAGCAGCAGCACGTCGACGTCGCCCGCCGCCTCGACCGCACGGCCCGACTTGGCGAGCACGTTGAAGCGCACCAGCCGATCCATGCCGGCGATGCCGATCGCCGAAAGCAAGGCGGCGATCGTCGTCGGGATCAATGTGATCAGCAGCGCGGCGAGGATCGCGATCGGCACCTCGCCGCCGGCAAAGGCGGCGAAGCCGGGGATCGTGCCGACCGCGATCAGGAAGATGATCGTGAGGCCGACCAGCAGGATGGTGAGCGCGATCTCGTTGGGGGTCTTCTGGCGCTCGGCGCCTTCGACCAGCGCGATCATGCGGTCGAGGAACCCTTGGCCGGGCTCCACCGTCACCCGTACGCGGATCTCGTCGGAGATGACGCGGGTGCCGGCGGTCACGGCCGAGCGGTCGCCGCCCGCCTCGCGGATCACCGGCGCGCTTTCGCCGGTGATCGCCGCCTCGTTGACCGAGGCCACGCCCGAGACGACTTCACCGTCGGACGGGATCAGGTCGTTGGTTTCGACGAGCACGATGTCGCCGACCTTGAGCGTGGAGGCGGGCACCTCGTCCCACGCGCGGCCGTCACCCTTCAGGCGCTTGGCGACGAGTTCGGCCTTGGTGGCGCGCAGCGAGGCGGCCTGCGCCTTTCCGCGGCCTTCGGCCAGCGCCTCGGCGAAGGTCCCGAACAGCACCGTCAGCCACAGCCAGATGACGAGCTGGAGCTTGAAGCCGATGCCGAGCCCGTCCTGCCCGACGACGAGCAGGACGGTGAGCAGCATGGCGACCACGGCGGTGGTGAACATCACCGGGTTGCGGATCAGCTGCCGCGGATCGAGTTTGCGGAAGGCATCGCCGATCGCGGGCACGATCAGGTCTGCGGTGAACAGCGATTTCTGGTTGGACCGAGCCATATGGGTGCTCCGGGTCTTTCTGGTCAGAAGGTCCGGCCGTTGATCATCGCGAGATGATCGGCGATCGGACCGAGGGCGAGGCTGGGCAGGAAGGTGAGGCCGCCGACGATCAGCACGATGCCGATCAGCAGGCCGGTCCACAGCGGACCGGTGGTCGGGAAGGATCCTGCGGTTTCAGGCGTATGCTTCTTCGCCGCGAGGCTGCCGGCGATCGCCAGCATCGGCACGATGATGAAGAAGCGGCCGATCCACATCGCCACCCCCAGCAGCCCGTTGTAGAAGGGCGTGTTGGCGGTGAGGCCGGCGAAGGCGGAGCCGTTGTTGCCGGCGCCCGAGGTGAAGGCGTACAGGATCTCCGAGAAGCCGTGCGGCCCCTTGTTGAGCGGGCCCGCGAGGCCGGCATCCGTCACCGAGGCGAGCGCGGTGAAGCCGAGGATGACGAGCGGCAGCACCGCGATTGCCAGCACCGCCAGCTTCACTTCGCGCCCCTCGATCTTCTTGCCGACATATTCGGGCGTACGGCCGACCATCAGCCCGGCGACGAACACCGCGAGGATGGCGAACAGCAGGAAGCCGTAGATGCCGGCCCCGACGCCGCCGACGACGACTTCGCCCAGCTGGATGTTGAGCAGCGGGATCATGCCGCCCAGCGCCGTGAAACTGTCATGCATCGCATTGACCGCGCCGCACGACGCTGCCGTGGTGACGACCGAGAAGAGCGCGGATGCGGCGACGCCGAAGCGCACCTCCTTGCCCTCCATGTTCGCGCCGGCCACGCCGAGCTGGTGGAGGATCGGGTTGCCGGCGGCTTCCTGCCAGTAGGTCACGCTGGCACCGATCATGAAGATCGTGACCATCGCCGCAAGGATCGCCCAGCCCTGGCGGGGATTGCCCACCGCCTTGCCGAACGTCCAGGTCAGCCCGAAGCCGATGATGAAGATCGACAGCATCTGCACGAAGTTGGTCAGTGCCGTCGGGTTTTCGAACGGGTGCGCGGAATTGACGTTGAAGAAGCCGCCGCCATTGGTGCCGAGCAGCTTGATCGCTTCCTGGCTCGCCACAGGGCCCAGCGCCAGCGTCTGTTTCGCGCCCTCCAGCGTGGTCACGTCGACCGAGCCGACCAGCGTCTGCGGCACCCCGCTGGCGATCAGGAACACCGCGTAGACGATGCAGATCGGCAGCAGCAGATAGAGCGTCACGCGCGTGCAGTCCGCCCAGAAATTGCCGATCGTGGCCGCCCTGCGCCGCGCGAACCCGCGAAAGAAGGCGAAGGCGAGGGCGATGCCGGTCGCGGCGGACAGGAAGTTGTGGATGGTGAGACCGAGCATCTGCGACAGGTTCGACATCGTCGATTCGCCGCCATAGCTCTGCCAGTTGGTGTTGGTGGTGAAGCTGACCGCGGTGTTGAACGCGAGATGCTCGGACAGGCCGGCATAACCCAGCGGATTGCCCGGCAGCAGACCCTGCAGCCGCAGCACGGCATAGGTCAGCAGCAGCAGCGCGACGTTGAAGATCAGCATGTGGACGGCGTAGCGCCGCCAGCTCTGCTCGGCGGCGGGATCGATCCCGGCGAGCCTGTAGAAACCGGCCTCGACCGGCCCGAGCACGACATGCAGCGGCGTGCGCCGCCCCTCATACAGCGCGTGCAGCCACAGCCCCATCGGCTTGGCCAGCGCGATCAGGATCGCGACGAAAACGAGGATCAGGGTCCATCCCTGCGGGGTCATCTCCTGCCTCCCGTCAGAAACGTTCGGGGCGCACGAGGACGGCGACCAGATAAAGGAGAAGGCCGACCGCGGTGATCGCGGCCAGCCAGAGTTCGATGGTCATGGGCGAAGCCTTCCGTCAGGCGCTGTCGCAAAGCCGGGCATAGGCGAGCGTCGCCGCCACCAGCCCCAGCGTGATCAGGATCCAGAGAAGGTCCTGCATAATCGGTACTCCTGCGAGTGTGTGCAGGTGCCGAAATAGGGCGGGCACGGATTTGAATGCGAGACGCCGGGGGGAGGCGCCGCGTAGGAATCGCGTATGATGAAACCTTCTCCCCTTGTGGGAGAAGGATATGGAGACTTGGGTGGCGCGAAGCGGCGTCCTGGTCGGAGTTGGATGAGGGATGCGCGCCGGAGGCGCGCGCGGCGCGAGAGCGCCGCTCCCCCGCTCCCAACTCCGACCAGGGCCCGCCAAAAGGCGGAACCAAGTCTGCGTAACCAGCGATCATCAGTTGCCGGGTAAATCATGCCCCTGGCATGATTTAGGATCGCCCGGGGGGCGATCCGACCCGCCAACTGGTGATCGCTCCCCCAAGGGCGAAGGAAGGTTACTTCACCTCCACCGCGTAAATCGCGGGCTTTCCTTCCATATTTCCCCGGAACACGATCCATTTCCCGTCGGGCGTGAAATGCTGGTTGGGCTCCAGCGTGTAATCCTGCAGCGCCAGCGTCGCGAGGCGCACCGTTTCCAGCCGGCCCGGCGCGATCAGCCCGTCGCGCGGTGCGGCGGTCGCCTCCGGCTTGAGCACGCTGATCCATTTGCCGGCATCGCTGCCGTCGCCCGAGAACATCGTGCGGTCCGGCGACTGGCTGAAATGGTAGGAACGCTGGTCGTCGCGCAGTTCGTAGCGGGTGCGGGCGCCGCTCAGCACGTCATAGCCCGCCAGCCAGAACACGTGGCCCTGCGGCGTCTGGAGGTCGTACCAGATCGTCCGGCCGTCGCTGCTCCAGAATTCATGGCCGGCGATCTCGCCCGCCATCGTCCGCTCATGCACCTTTTTCAGCGCCGAGCCATCGGTGCGGATCGTCCAGATGCGGTCGACCTGGTCCCACGGTCCCTCGTGGCAGAACATCAGCAGCTTGGGATCGGTGGGAGAGAACTGGACATGGTTGAGCCAGTCGGTCGCGCGGTGGATCGTCCGCTTTTCGCCCTTGGCGATCGAGACGGTGTACATCTCCATCGGCACGCGGGCGGCAAGACGATCCGCCATCCACTTCGCCTTGGCGGCGGCGAAGGAGAGCGGCTTGCCGTCCGGACCGGTGCCGGCATAGCCGGGCGAGCCGGTCTTGGGATCGCGGCGGCCCTGCCGCGCGATCGCCTCGGGCGGCGGCGCCAGTTCGCGCTCGCCCGCGAGCATGGTCTCGTCGGCGTTGATCGCTTCGATCCGTCCGCCCGGAAGGTCGGCGACCTTGCGCGTCCTGCCGCTGTCGACGTCGACCGCCCACACCTGGAACGGGCCGCCATCGTCGACCGCCATATCCCTGACGGTGTAATAGGCGGTGCGGGTGCGCGGCCCCATGAACAGCAGCCGGTCGACGCGCTGCTTCAGCACCAGCCGCGTCTCCCACGTCTTCAGATCGACCGCGCGGATGCCCTCCGGCGTCAGGTAGATCATCTGGTCGCCCTGCGGCGTGAACGGGTTGTAGTTGAAATAGAGCGCGTAATTGCCGGGCGTGTCGTCGATGCGAACGATCCGGCGACCGGTGGTGGGATCGATCCAGCCGTCCGCGGCGAGGGCGGGGGTGGCGGCGGCAAGCGTCGTCGCTGCCAGCATCAGCCGGATTGCCCTGGTCGGTCGCATGTCGCTCTCCCTTTGCGCTTGGGGCAGCGATAGGATGCGTGGTCCCGCTATGTAAAGCGATGGTTCAACTGATGGGAGAACATCGCCGATCAGAACAATTCCCCCTGCCGCCCCGCCGGCGCCCGGAACAGGTCCGTTCTGAGCGGCGCCCACACGCGCTGGTTCAGCCCATAGCGCTTGCACGCGATCCCGAACCGCGTGCGCAGCAGGTCCGCCCAGGGCCCCTGTGCCCGCATGCGGCTGTGGAATTGCGGATCATTGTCCCGCCCGCCGCGCATCGCGCGGATGATCCCCATCACCTTTGCGGCGCGATCGGGAAAATGGGCGTCGAGCCAGCCGCGGAACAAAGGCGCCACCTCATGCGGCAGGCGCACGAGGATGTAGGAGGCATGCTGCGCCCCGGCCTCCGCCGCGGCTTCCAATATATGTTCCATTTCATGGTCGGTGATCGCCGGCACCACCGGCGCCAGCGACACCGTCACCGGTACTCCGGCCTCGGCCAGCGCCTTGATCGCGGCGATGCGCTTTACGGGGCGTGGCGCGCGCGGCTCCAATGTCATCGCGATCTTCGGATCGAGCGTCGTCACCGACAGCATCACCGCGACCAGGTGCCGCGCCGCCATCGGTGCCAGCAGGTCGAGGTCGCGCAGGATCCGGTCGGACTTGGTGGTGATCAGCAGCGGATGGCCGGTTTCGGCCAGCACCGCGATGCAGTCCCGCGTGATCCGCCAGTCGCGTTCGATCGGCTGATAGGGATCGGTGTTGGTGCCCATCGCGATCGGCGCCGGCACATAGCCGCGCTTGCCCAGTTCCGCGCGCAGCAGTTCGGCGGCGTTGGGCTTGGCGAACAACTTCGATTCGAAATCGATGCCGGGCGAAAGGTCATGATAGGCGTGCGTCGGCCGCGCGAAGCAATAGATGCAGCCATGCTCGCAGCCGCGATAGGCGTTGATCGAGCGATCGAACTTGATGTCGGGGGATCGGTTGCGCGTGATGATCGTGCGCGGTTCCTCCACCGTCACCGTCGTGCGCAGCGGCGGCGGCGCGCCGTCTATCTCCTCGCGCGCATCCAGCCAGTCCCCTTCCGCCAGCCGTTCGGGCAGGCTGAAGCGCGTGGGCGTGTGGTTGCTGGTCGCGCCGCGGGCCGGTCGGAGCTTCGGATCCATTGACAAATCATGGCCGAAGCATGAGAACGAATCAAGAACATTGAAGGAGGTGCAGATGGCCAGGTTGAACTATCTCGAACTGCCGACCGCCGATATCGGCGCCGCGAAACGCTTCTACGCGGCCGCGTTCGGCTTCGATTTCGTCGATTTCGGGCCGACCTATGCGGCGACGACGTCGGGCGACACCGATGTCGGGCTGCAGGCGGATGGCAGCGAGAAGACCGCGGCGGCGCTGCCGGTGGTCGAGGTCGAGGATCTGGAGGCGGCGCTGGCCGCGGTCGAGACGGCGGGCGGCACGGTGACGCGCCCGATCTTCGCTTTTCCCGGCGGCCGCCGTTTCCAGTTCACGGATCCCGACGGGCACGAGATCGGCGTCGTCCAGCCCGGCTGAGGGCGCGGAAAAAGGCATGGCCGGTCGCGGGTCGTTTCTGCCGTTCCCGACGTCCGTGGCGGGAGGCAGCTTTTGGTGGAAAGGCGACGCTTGCGCTTCACTCGTAACCGTCATTTATCGCCGGAGTGCGAGTGATACGCCGTAAATGTTGGCAGCTATAAAGAGCACTACACCCACCCAAAATGGCAAGATAAGCAAATCTCGC
The window above is part of the Sphingomonas sanxanigenens DSM 19645 = NX02 genome. Proteins encoded here:
- a CDS encoding PA0069 family radical SAM protein; translated protein: MDPKLRPARGATSNHTPTRFSLPERLAEGDWLDAREEIDGAPPPLRTTVTVEEPRTIITRNRSPDIKFDRSINAYRGCEHGCIYCFARPTHAYHDLSPGIDFESKLFAKPNAAELLRAELGKRGYVPAPIAMGTNTDPYQPIERDWRITRDCIAVLAETGHPLLITTKSDRILRDLDLLAPMAARHLVAVMLSVTTLDPKIAMTLEPRAPRPVKRIAAIKALAEAGVPVTVSLAPVVPAITDHEMEHILEAAAEAGAQHASYILVRLPHEVAPLFRGWLDAHFPDRAAKVMGIIRAMRGGRDNDPQFHSRMRAQGPWADLLRTRFGIACKRYGLNQRVWAPLRTDLFRAPAGRQGELF
- a CDS encoding VOC family protein, with amino-acid sequence MARLNYLELPTADIGAAKRFYAAAFGFDFVDFGPTYAATTSGDTDVGLQADGSEKTAAALPVVEVEDLEAALAAVETAGGTVTRPIFAFPGGRRFQFTDPDGHEIGVVQPG
- the kdpB gene encoding potassium-transporting ATPase subunit KdpB, producing MARSNQKSLFTADLIVPAIGDAFRKLDPRQLIRNPVMFTTAVVAMLLTVLLVVGQDGLGIGFKLQLVIWLWLTVLFGTFAEALAEGRGKAQAASLRATKAELVAKRLKGDGRAWDEVPASTLKVGDIVLVETNDLIPSDGEVVSGVASVNEAAITGESAPVIREAGGDRSAVTAGTRVISDEIRVRVTVEPGQGFLDRMIALVEGAERQKTPNEIALTILLVGLTIIFLIAVGTIPGFAAFAGGEVPIAILAALLITLIPTTIAALLSAIGIAGMDRLVRFNVLAKSGRAVEAAGDVDVLLLDKTGTITIGDRQASEFRTVGSASAQDLADAALLASLADETPEGRSIVLLARETLGLTTASLPADAEVVPFTAQTRISGVNIGRTVIQKGAVDSILRANPGAGTTAAATELRRITDEIARAGGTPLAVAKDGVLLGAIFLKDVVKAGIRERFGELRQMGIRTVMITGDNPLTAASIAAEAGVDDFLAQATPEDKLALIRKEQSGGRLVAMCGDGTNDAPALAQADVGVAMNTGTQAAREAGNMVDLDSDPTKLIEVVGLGKQLLMTRGALTTFSVANDVAKYFAIIPAMFIALYPSLGVLNVMGLGTPQSAILSAIIFNALIIPLLVPLALKGVKYRPVGAGPLLARNLAVYGLGGLLAPFVGIKLIDLAVNGLGLA
- a CDS encoding oligogalacturonate lyase family protein; protein product: MRPTRAIRLMLAATTLAAATPALAADGWIDPTTGRRIVRIDDTPGNYALYFNYNPFTPQGDQMIYLTPEGIRAVDLKTWETRLVLKQRVDRLLFMGPRTRTAYYTVRDMAVDDGGPFQVWAVDVDSGRTRKVADLPGGRIEAINADETMLAGERELAPPPEAIARQGRRDPKTGSPGYAGTGPDGKPLSFAAAKAKWMADRLAARVPMEMYTVSIAKGEKRTIHRATDWLNHVQFSPTDPKLLMFCHEGPWDQVDRIWTIRTDGSALKKVHERTMAGEIAGHEFWSSDGRTIWYDLQTPQGHVFWLAGYDVLSGARTRYELRDDQRSYHFSQSPDRTMFSGDGSDAGKWISVLKPEATAAPRDGLIAPGRLETVRLATLALQDYTLEPNQHFTPDGKWIVFRGNMEGKPAIYAVEVK
- the kdpF gene encoding K(+)-transporting ATPase subunit F, with amino-acid sequence MTIELWLAAITAVGLLLYLVAVLVRPERF
- the kdpC gene encoding potassium-transporting ATPase subunit KdpC encodes the protein MTKDLVSALRPALVLAILFAILLGILYPLAITGIGQTILPWQANGSLVVDGGKPVGSAIVGQPFTNPGYFWSRPSAAGDGYDGLSSSGSNLGPTSAALVERVRGDLETRGDGASTVPADLVTASGSGLDPDISPAAALHQVPRVAAARKLDPAAVRALVNRSVRTPVPAFLGEPTVNVLALNRALDAMANAG
- the kdpA gene encoding potassium-transporting ATPase subunit KdpA; amino-acid sequence: MTPQGWTLILVFVAILIALAKPMGLWLHALYEGRRTPLHVVLGPVEAGFYRLAGIDPAAEQSWRRYAVHMLIFNVALLLLTYAVLRLQGLLPGNPLGYAGLSEHLAFNTAVSFTTNTNWQSYGGESTMSNLSQMLGLTIHNFLSAATGIALAFAFFRGFARRRAATIGNFWADCTRVTLYLLLPICIVYAVFLIASGVPQTLVGSVDVTTLEGAKQTLALGPVASQEAIKLLGTNGGGFFNVNSAHPFENPTALTNFVQMLSIFIIGFGLTWTFGKAVGNPRQGWAILAAMVTIFMIGASVTYWQEAAGNPILHQLGVAGANMEGKEVRFGVAASALFSVVTTAASCGAVNAMHDSFTALGGMIPLLNIQLGEVVVGGVGAGIYGFLLFAILAVFVAGLMVGRTPEYVGKKIEGREVKLAVLAIAVLPLVILGFTALASVTDAGLAGPLNKGPHGFSEILYAFTSGAGNNGSAFAGLTANTPFYNGLLGVAMWIGRFFIIVPMLAIAGSLAAKKHTPETAGSFPTTGPLWTGLLIGIVLIVGGLTFLPSLALGPIADHLAMINGRTF